The Intestinibaculum porci DNA window TCGTCCACGTTTATTAGTCAATAATGAACGATTAGGGATGCAGATGTTGAAGGAATTAGAGAATCATCTCAATGCCTGTGAAACCTTTGACTTTTCCGTGGCCTTTATTGCGAAATCAGGATTAGCAGTTTTAAAACAGACGCTCTTTGATTTGGAAAATAAAGGGGTCAAAGGCCGACTGATTACTTCAACGTATTTAGGATTTAATAGTCCAGAGATGTTTGCTGAACTATTAAAGTTTTCGAATCTTGAAGTGCGCTTATTTGAAGATGAACATGCCGGCTTTCATCCCAAGGGTTATTTATTTAAAGAGCAGGGGTTATACAATGTTATTGTTGGCAGTTCTAACTTAACCCAAAGCGCTTTGCAGACAAATAAAGAATGGAATCTTTTTCTCACCGCCACGGAGAATGGAGAAATCGTTGATGAAGTGCGTGAGGCTTTTGAAAAACAATGGCAGTCTGCCATTGTTTTAACGAAGGAATGGATTGCGGAATATAAGGAAACCTATATTCCTCAGACCATTGTGCACGAAGTAATGCAAAGAGGGATTACACCCAATAAGATGCAGAAAGAAGCCTTAGATTCTTTACGTTTATTACGAGAAAAAGGAAAAGATAAGGCTTTGTTAATCAGTGCGACAGGAACTGGAAAAACATTCTTATCCGCTTTTGATGTGGCGGCGTATCAGCCTAAGCGGATGTTATTTGTCGTCCATCGGGAAAACATCGCGAGAGCGGCCATGCGGACTTTTAAACGGGTGATCAAAGATAAAACGATGGGGATGTTTACTGGTCATGAGAAAGATCTTCAGGCGGATTATCTTTTTACCACTGTGCAGACAATTGCCAAACCAGAATACTATGAGCAGTTTCGTAAAAGTACTTTTGATTATATAGTCATCGATGAAGTCCATCGGGCCGGGGCACCAACTTACCAGCGTCTGATGTCTTACTTTAAACCAGAATTCTTATTAGGGATGACGGCCACCCCAGAGCGTAGTGATGACTTTGATATTTATCAGTTATTTGATTACAACATTGCATATGAAATACGGTTATCGCAGGCGATGGAATATGATTTATTATGTCCTTTCCATTATTATGGGATTACTGATCTGATGATTGATCATCAGATCATCGATGATCATACGCAGTTTAATGATTTAGTCGCTGATGTCCGCGTGGATTATATTATTGAGAAAATCGAGCAGTATGGTCATTGCGGCGATCAGGTGAAAGGTCTTATTTTCTGCAGCCGCACCAAAGAAGCGAGAACGTTATCAGAGCTATTTAATCAGCGTGGTTATCGGACCACCGCTTTAACGGGGGAAGACAGCGAGGAAAGACGCCAGCAGGCAATGGATGACTTAGAATCAGGTCAATTACAATATATCTTTACCGTGGATATCTTCAACGAAGGGATTGATATTCCCGCGGTGAATCAGGTGGTGATGTTAAGAGCGACAGAGTCCGCGATTATCTTTATCCAGCAGCTTGGACGAGGTTTACGTAAATATCCGCATAAAGATTACGTTGTGGTATTAGATTTCATCGGCAACTATGAAAAGAACTATCTGATTCCTATTGCCTTAAGTGGCGTTCGTTCTGGTAATAAAGATGATTTGCGTCACTTTGTGATGGAAGGATCAACGATTGTCCCTGGCTGTTCCACCATTCACTTTGATGCTATCACCAAAGAAAGAATCTTCAAAGCGATTGATCAGGTCAACTTCTCAGTGGTAAGAGTCATTAAAGAAGCCTATAAGCAGTTAAAGAGTAAATTAGGGCATATCCCATCATTAAGAGACTTTGATACTTATGAATCGATTGATCCTTTACTGATCTTTCAAAACAAAAGCTTAGGCTGTTATCATGTCTTCTTAAAGAAGTATGAGAAAGACTATACCATTGATTTTGATCAGGATCAGGTCAATGATCTTATCTATATTTCCCGCAGCTTAGCAGCGGGGAAACGGGTTCATGAATTAGAAGCGATTAAGATTGCCATTGAAGATCATGATCATGTCATGCAAAGACTCAAAGAAACGCTTAAAGATCAGTATGATATTTCCATGACACATTATAGTTATGACACGATTATTAATACCCTGACTCAAAGATTTACGACGGGAACGGGCGCAAATACTTATAAATCCAGCATCTTCATCGATGAAGATCAGGGGGATTACCGTATCTCTCGTCATTTTCTTGAAGAACTAGAAAATAAGGAGTTCAAGAAACAGGTTTTAGAACTGTTAGACTTTGGTATTCATCGCTATAAACAGAATTATGCGCATCATGAAAAAGACAGTGATTTGTGTCTCTATGCCAAATACACCTATGATGATGTCTGTCGTCTGTTAAACTGGCATCAGAGCGTTGTTCCTTTGAATATTGGGGGCTATAAGTATGATGAGCGCACCAATACCTTCCCCGTCTTTATCAACTATGATAAAGAAGAGGATATCTCCGATACAACGAAGTATGAAGATCACCTGATTGATCAGGAAACTTTAGTCGCTTACTCCAAAAGCGGTCGTTCTCTGGCTTCTGAAGAAGTCAGAAAGGTGTATGATGAAGCCCATTCCCATATCCAGGTTCATTTATTCATGCGTAAGAATAAGGATGATGAAACCGCTAAGGAATTCTATTATTTAGGGCGGATGCATGCCTTTGGGACACCGCAGGAAGAGATTATGCCGCAAACGCAAAAGAGTGTTGTCAAACTGTTTTATAAGCTAGAAAAACCAATTAGAAAAGATTTATACGATTATATCACCAGCAGTGTTTCTATTTAAAATAAGCAGAAGTCTTCTCTTAATTTAAAGTAGAGCTGTAAAAAAGTATGCTATAATGGTTATGTAAGTTTAAAAAAGCAGAAGACTTCTGAAAATTTAAAGTAGCGAGAGCATCTCCCGCTACTTATTTAATTGCGCTAAAATTTCTTTATACTTCTCCTGATTGATTTCCCCATTAGCGAGGGTTTGATTGACCCATAACTTGAGGGTATCTACTAAAATAGAAATACGATCTAACTGACTTTGAATCTTCGCAAAATCTTCAATTTCATCATCCGTAATCTTTCCATCAGCGGTGATTTCAATCAGACGATTCTTCTTCTCATCCATTGCATTCAGACTCGCTAACATATTTAAGACAATATCAGATAACTGGCTGATCTTTAATGCCGGAACTTCCTGCTTGCCAATTGCACATTCATGGGCACAGTAATAATTACATAAATCGGGGCGTTTATAGGCAGCGGCCATTTCTAAGATATCTTCTGGTGTGACATTGACTTTATCCTTTTCAATCCGGGCTAAACGATCTTCAGAGATCGTATCCATCAGGGCACTGGCTTTAGCCTGGGTCATGCCGGCTTTTTTACGTGCATCGGCATAGATATTCTTGTTTTGTTCCATGGTATTCCTCCAATTGCCTTCATTATAATATGTTTCGGTAAGACCTGACAAGCTTTCCGCGTATCAGCGCGGAAAAGCATCCAAAAGTCGCATTTTGCACCCTGTCATTACCACAAGCTTTCTCGTACAATAAACGTGTAATCAAGAGGTGATGAACATGAGTATTCAAGAAAGAATAGCCTTATGTCTGTTATTAGAAAAGGTCAATAATGATAAAAACTGGTGTCGCGATCAAGGAATCAGCGATGCTTCCTATATGAAAGAGTAGGTGAGTGATATGCTTACATTATTATTAGGTTTGGTCGTCTTCTTCCTGTTATTAAAGGTAGTGGGCTGGATATTTGTCAGCTTCTTTAGCTTAGGCGGCTTTGTTTTAAAAGGGTTAATAACCGTGATCTTAGGGATCATTGGTTTTGTCTTATTATTTTCCGTGGTGGGCTTTTTAGCGGTGCTGATTGTCCCTGTCGGATTGTTATTTTTAGCCGGGAGTGATTAATATGAATACATTAGCGTACAGACGAGAAATTGATGAAGCAGTGGATGCGGCCAACTATGCCATAAAATGTT harbors:
- a CDS encoding DUF3427 domain-containing protein, with product MEELTKAIHTSLIDRTIPSNMKYRPRLLVNNERLGMQMLKELENHLNACETFDFSVAFIAKSGLAVLKQTLFDLENKGVKGRLITSTYLGFNSPEMFAELLKFSNLEVRLFEDEHAGFHPKGYLFKEQGLYNVIVGSSNLTQSALQTNKEWNLFLTATENGEIVDEVREAFEKQWQSAIVLTKEWIAEYKETYIPQTIVHEVMQRGITPNKMQKEALDSLRLLREKGKDKALLISATGTGKTFLSAFDVAAYQPKRMLFVVHRENIARAAMRTFKRVIKDKTMGMFTGHEKDLQADYLFTTVQTIAKPEYYEQFRKSTFDYIVIDEVHRAGAPTYQRLMSYFKPEFLLGMTATPERSDDFDIYQLFDYNIAYEIRLSQAMEYDLLCPFHYYGITDLMIDHQIIDDHTQFNDLVADVRVDYIIEKIEQYGHCGDQVKGLIFCSRTKEARTLSELFNQRGYRTTALTGEDSEERRQQAMDDLESGQLQYIFTVDIFNEGIDIPAVNQVVMLRATESAIIFIQQLGRGLRKYPHKDYVVVLDFIGNYEKNYLIPIALSGVRSGNKDDLRHFVMEGSTIVPGCSTIHFDAITKERIFKAIDQVNFSVVRVIKEAYKQLKSKLGHIPSLRDFDTYESIDPLLIFQNKSLGCYHVFLKKYEKDYTIDFDQDQVNDLIYISRSLAAGKRVHELEAIKIAIEDHDHVMQRLKETLKDQYDISMTHYSYDTIINTLTQRFTTGTGANTYKSSIFIDEDQGDYRISRHFLEELENKEFKKQVLELLDFGIHRYKQNYAHHEKDSDLCLYAKYTYDDVCRLLNWHQSVVPLNIGGYKYDERTNTFPVFINYDKEEDISDTTKYEDHLIDQETLVAYSKSGRSLASEEVRKVYDEAHSHIQVHLFMRKNKDDETAKEFYYLGRMHAFGTPQEEIMPQTQKSVVKLFYKLEKPIRKDLYDYITSSVSI
- a CDS encoding helix-turn-helix domain-containing protein, producing the protein MEQNKNIYADARKKAGMTQAKASALMDTISEDRLARIEKDKVNVTPEDILEMAAAYKRPDLCNYYCAHECAIGKQEVPALKISQLSDIVLNMLASLNAMDEKKNRLIEITADGKITDDEIEDFAKIQSQLDRISILVDTLKLWVNQTLANGEINQEKYKEILAQLNK